A window of Thermosipho japonicus genomic DNA:
GATTCTATTTTTTAACAAATCAAAAATTATCAAACAAAAAATTATTTAAATCATATTTGCGCCAATATTTTCAAATAAATCCTTGAGATTGTTAAAATCTTTTGGGTTCACATATTTTAGCACTATATTTTTATTCTTACAGGCATCTTCAATTTTGTGCTTTTTTTCTATATCAACTATTATAATTTGTTTATTTTTCTGCTTGTTATAATACTTTTCAATAAAAAATTTTCGGATAATATCTTCTATGTATAAATCATTTTTTAAAGATTGTCCCCAGATTATAAGATTTTTTGCTTTTCTCAATTCTTCTTTAAATAGTTCAAAATACTTACTTAATATTAAAGACCCTTTTATTTGATCTTCTTTTAATTTTGGCGCATTAAAAACTATAACAGGAGTAAGATCTGTTTTATTTTGATAGTAAAAATCCCAGCGACGCTTTTTCATCTTTATAAATTTACCAGAAAATGAAAAGTATTTATAGGAACCATGTAAATGTATTAATTTTGATTTTTCATAATCTCTAAAGTAATTATCAATTGCAAAAATATTATAATCATTTTCCCCTCCTCCAAACATATCACGTAGTTTTATCCTTGTATTACCTTTGTTACCGTTTTTATCATAGCCAACTATCATTTCGGCAATTCCATCATAGTTTGTAGTATATACCGAAATATTATTATTCTTTACAAATTCGTAAATGTTATAATTTGTATGTTGATAATAAAAAGTTACTAAATATTGATGCAGCCCCTTTTTTTCTGCTTCAATGAATTTCTCAACAATTTTTAAAAGTTCATTATTAATTTTCACAAAAAATTCTTTTTTAAATTTTTGAAGACATCCTTTTAAATCTTCATCCTTTACAAGCGGTAATTTTCCAAGTATTTCTAAAGAATGATTTATAATATCTATAATATTTTCATCTGTTAAATCTTTGTACTTTTCAATTTTTCTTATTTCAGAAAAAAATTGCTCAAACCTACTCCAAAGACTTATTATACCTTTTATTCTCTCCTTTAAACCATCATCTACAAACTCTAATATACTGTAATTAAAACCGTTTCCAATCAAGAATACATTTTCAATCATCTAAAATCACTCCTTTACAAATTATACATGTAAATATTTACTTGTTTACTTTTTGTAGTATTTACTTTTTTTCAACTTTTTTATCAAATACTCTTCAACACTCTTTCTAGACATTTCATCAACATAATTGTTAAATCTATCATTTTTGTGAGCTTTTACTTTTACAAAGCTCACATCTAACTGTTGATAAAGCTTTCTTAATTTTTTTGCATATGAATTAATATACGGATTTTTTGTATTCCTATAAAAGGATGCAAGCATTGGAATTTCGTTATAATCATGTATTATAGTAACTTCTTTTACTCCAAGGTTATTACAATACTCCAATGCTTTAATAACCCCTAATAATTCTGCAATAATGGAATTTCCCCTATTTATTACCATCGCGCCCTTGTATGTAAACTTTATTTCCTCATCTTTAACTACACAAAATGCAAAACCTGCAATGTTTAAATTATCGTAGTAGGATCCATCTACATATATTCTCATGCACTTCCCCCTTTTCATCACACTTACCTTTTATTTAACGAATCTAAATATTAAAATCTGACATTTTAAAATTAGTACCCCAAATCATCTAAATATTGTCCAAGTTCATTTTCATCCTCGAAATCCGTTCCAAGTTCTGAATTCCAAAATTCTAACATATCTGGATAATCTTCCACTGGTTCATCATCCTCTTCATAATATTCATAGCTATCGTATTCATAGTAATCTTCATCATCTTCGCCAATTTCCCTTTCCCAATAAAAATACCAACCACAATCAAAGCAAATCTTAGCATAATCTGGTATATATTTTCCACACCTTGGACACCTCTTATTATAAAAAACCCATCCACATTCAGGACAATAACCTTCATCATTTTTTACTTCAATTCCACACCTAGGACATTCTTTCCATCCTTGGTACATAATAACTCCTCCTTTCTACAAATCGAAAAAATTATATCATATAATGTTTAATTTAAAATTTAAGAAACTATTTTTTATTGTAAATTTAAACTAAATTTACAATATAAATCTTTAAATTACGTATTTCCAAGAAAAGTCTCAATAACGCTCACACATAAATACTATATTTTCGATATTCTTTTATCTTTAAGCAACATTAACAAAAGAACAACCATAAAAATTTTCTATCTTCCTATATAAATCCTTGACAGTCTGTATATACGTGTTACAATTTATATACATATGTATACATTTAGTAAATTACCACCTCCTCACGTAGATATATATAAGTGAAGGCGGCCGCCTGGAAATGAAAAACAAAAACTTTGAAGGGGGTTAAAACATGAAAAAGCTATCTATAAAATGGAACGTTGGAACTGATGAAAACGGTGAACCTATGCTAAAGACTCAGTCATTAACTGTACAAGATAGTGTTGACACTCAAAAAGCACTTTTAATCGCTCAAACAATAGAAAAGTACACAAATTATTCACTCTATTTCGCACAATTAGTTACATATACACCAGTAATGTAAGTAAAATAAAAATTTTAAGGGGGTAGGGGAATATGAAAAGACTTACACTTGTTTTTAGAAATCAAGAAGATGGTAAAGCATTCAGAGTAAATGTTCAAAATCCTGTCGAAAATATAGATACAGCTGCTCTTCAAACAGACGCACAAGTCTTAATAGACAACGGGCTTGTTCCTGAAGGATATGTATTCGATGAGGCAAGAGTTCTCGAATCAAATACAAACATATTAATAGACATATTAAAGTAAGGTGAACCATATGATATGGTCAATTGTAAAACTCTTTATGGATCTTGTTGAGCGACCCGGTGAAGGTGAAAAAAAGAAAAAAGAAGTAATAGAACTTGTAGATAGTATCTTTGATTATTTACACATAGATATAGACAGAGAAGATTTAGAACTAGTGCTTTCACCTGCAATAGATTATCTTACAAACATTCTGTTTAAGTAACTTTTCGAGGGGAAGGCACAGGCCTTCTCCTCTTTATTTTTATCTATTATGTATACATTTGTAAATTTTATATGTAAGGGGGAATCTATCTTGGATATATACAAAACATACAAAGATGATGTCAAAAATATTGCTGGAAGGTATTATAAAGCATACAAATACAAAATTTTATCTTTCGAAGATTTAGAACAAACCATCTGGTACATATTAATGTGCGCGCTTTCAAAATTTGATGGTCGTGGAGAGCAAAGAAATTTTGTACTTTTGTTTATAAAACAAAAGCTCATATCAATACTTAAAAACAATCGAAGACCACCGTATTGTACTGACACACCATTTACGTGTCTGTACTTTGACTACCTTTCCGCAGACGATGAAAACACAAAATACTACAGAGAGATGCACGGAGAGTATGAATAATAATGGTATAATTAAAAATGATAAAAAAGCAAAGGGAGGAAAAAGTATGAAAAACTGTGCCCTTATAATGGCGGGAGGAAAAGGAGAAAGATTTTGGCCGTATTCAACCGATGAAAAACCAAAACAATTTTTAAACCTCTTCGATGAAAAAACTATGATCCAGTTAACAGTTGAAAGGCTCAAAGGTATTATACCAATTGAAAATACCTTTGTTGTCACAGGACAAATCTATGTTGATTTGGTAAAAGAGCAGCTTCCAACCCTTCCTGAAGAAAATATAATAATCGAGCCTGCTGGAAGAAATACGGCACCTTGTATTGCACTCTCTGCATTTTATATAAAAGAAAAACTCGGCGATGTAAATCTTGCAGTTCTTCCTGCAGACCACCTTGTAGAAGATGTAGAAAATTTTCAAAAAGCACTAACCAATGCATTTGAATTTATAAACAAAAATAAAAATGCTATAGTAACACTTGGTATAAAACCAGATAGGCCAGAAACGGGGTATGGCTACATTAAATACCAAAGCGAAGATAATTTAACCATAAACGAATCTGTATTAAAAGTTGAACGATTTGTTGAAAAACCAAGCCTTGAAGTTGCAAAAAAATACTTAAGTGAGGGAAACTACCTTTGGAATGCAGGAATATTTGTCTGGAACACAGAAACTATCCTTGAAAACACAAAAAAGTTTCTTCCAAATACGTATAACATCCTAGAAGAAATTTTTAAATATTCTGGAAAAGAATATTTGAAAATACTAAAAGAGTTATATCCAAAGGTAGACAAAATTTCCGTTGACTATGGAATAATGGAACATGCAAAAGATATCTATGTTATTCCATCTGAATTTGGATGGGATGATGTAGGAAGTTGGACTTCTGTTGAAAGACACAGCAAAAAAGATGAAAATGGAAATGTAGTAGATGAAAACACATATTATTTTGATTCAAAAGCAAATATTGTAAAAAGTAAAAAGATAACTATTTTAAACGATGTTGAAAATCTTGTTGTTATCGAAACAGACGATTACCTTATAATCTCAAGCAAAGAAAATATCCAAAAAATAAGAGAAATAAAAAATAAAATAACTAAAAAGTAGACTCTGGCGGCTTTGAATTTTTCAAAGCCGCATTTTTTTAGTGATATAATCTAAATGATATGAAGAATATAACTTTTAAAGAGTTATTAAATCTAAAAAGCAAGAAAATTCTTCATACAACTCATGTAAAATCAGATTGCGATGGAATTGCCTCCATCTACTGGGGATTATCCATTTTTGGAGGAAGCTACTACATTCCCCCATACGAGCTTAGAAGCGCTGCAGGATTAATTGAAATGCTCAATTTAAAAAGCAGTACTGACAATATAGATGATTTTGACATCATCTTTATATACGACACAGAAAAAAGGCAAGACCTTCCTTTTAAGATTAATAAACCATACGTTATATTCGACCATCACCACAAAAGGGATGGAGATTTTGTAGAAAATGCACTTTTCTGTCATATCGAGCATTCCAGTGCAAACGTTATCAACCTTTACAATCTTTCAAAAAAAGAAAACCTACCACTTAATGATGAGATCCTCTTTTCGTTTGCTGTTGCACTCTATACAGATACAGCAATGTTTAGAACTGCAAGGGAAGGTGAGTTTTTCTACTTTTCAAAGTTTTTAAAAAATAGACGTTTTGAAGATATCTTAGATGTGGTATACTACAAAGATATAGACAAAAGGTCTTTTTTAAAAACAATTAAAAATGCAAAGTTTTACAATATAAAGGGGTTAAATATCTGTGTGTTAAAATTTAAAGACAACGACCAATTCTATAGCTTCGTAGATGGCCTTTTTAATGTCTTAAACTTAGATGTCCTCATTGGCATACTAAAAGAAGGCATAAAAATACACGTAAAAAAGAGCCATGTTCAAAAAATATATCACATGCTTTTTGTACCGATACAAAAAAAGCTAAATATACAAAGAGTTCAGGGAATATGGATGAATTTTTTTGACTACAAAATTCTTTTAAAAGCACTTGAAGATTACAAAGGAGGATGAATTGCTTGATAGTAGACTTTCACATGCACTCAACTGCATCAGATGGAACGTTAAATCCAAAAGAGCTTGTAGCATTAGTAAAAGAAAGAAAAATTGAGTATTTCTCGCTAACCGACCATGATACTATAGATGGAGTAAAACAGATAAAAGAAAAAAACTTTATCCCCGGTGTTGAGATAAGTGTGGAACACCCTACAACACTTCATATTCTAGGATATGGTTTTGATATAAACAACGAAAAATTAAATAAAGTTCTTGATCAGTTAAAGCAATACAGATACGAAAGAAACGTAAAGATGGTTGAAAAAGCAAGGGCACTTGGATTTGACATAACCCTTGAAGAGTTATTAGAAGAGGCAAACGGTACTCTCATTGGACGTCCACACTTTGCATCACTCTTGTTAAAAAAAGGATACGTTGAAGATAGAAAAGAGGCATTTGAAAAATATCTCAAACGCGGTATGCCACTGTATGAAGATAAAAAAAGATTAGACCTTGAAAGTGCAATTGAAATAATTACTCAGGCAGATGGAATTGCTGTATTTGCACACCCATATCAAACAAGTAAAGATACAGATGAAATTGAAAAGCTACTTAAAAAAATGGTGGAGTTAGGACTAAAAGGTATAGAAGTGTATTATTCAAAGCATACAAAAGATATGATCGAAACATATAAAAAACTGGCTAAAAGATACAATCTTGTAAAAACAGCAGGCTCAGACTTTCATGGTCAAAATACACCGGATATAGAACCGGGAATAGAAATAGATAAGGAAAAGATAGAAGGATTCCTATCACTTTTTTAATTTTACTAACCTAAAATATTGAATTTTTTAATGTTTTGTTATATAATTTTTAAAAAGAACCCTTTTAAAAGGGAGTGATTTATTTTTGAAGATCAAGGATATTTTAAGAGAATTAAATTCTTTAATTCTTAAGGTAAACTGCGATGAAAACCTCGAATTTAATTATATCTCTTCAAACTCGAAAGATATTCAAAAAAACACCCTTTTTATTTGCAGAAAAGGGACGAGTTTTGATTCGCATAATATTGTAGATGACCTCTACAGGATGGGAGCCAACGTTTTTATTGTAGAAAGAGAGATAAGAAAATACCCTTACATACAGGTTGTTGATTCAAGAATTGCCGAATCAATAATTGCAAGTATGTTTTACAACAAACCATATGAAAAACTTATCACATTTGGTGTTACAGGAACCAACGGAAAAACAACTTCAGTGCACTTATTCCATCACATTATGCACAACTTTGGAATAAAGGGAAGTATAAGCGGCACAGTGGTAAATGATATAATGGGAGATAAATTTTACCATCCAAACACCACACCGAGTGCTATTGAAGTAATGAGAAATATGTATAAAACCCTTGAAAACGGCGGAAAGTACTATGGAATGGAAGTTTCATCCCATGCTCTTTCGCAGTATAGAGTGGAAAGTATAAAGTATGATATTGTAGGTATAACAAATATAACAAGGGATCACCTTGATTTTCATGAAACTTTTGAAAACTACAAAAAGGCAAAATTTCATATCTTGAATCTTCTAAAACCAAATGGAATTGCAATAGTAAATCATGAGCTTTTGCAAGAAGTTAAAAATAAAAACAAAAATATAAAACTTATTAGCTTTGGAGTAGACAGTTCATCGGATTACGTCATACGTGAAATCACAACCAATTGGTCTGGTACATTCTTTAAGTTAGACACCCCATATGGTGAAAAGAAAGTTGCATCACAATTAATTGGAGAGTACAATGCATTTAATATTACATTGGTGGTAGCCGCCCTTGCCGAAATAGGCTACGATATAGATGATGTAATTGCATCTGTTGCAACCTTCCGTGGAGTTGACGGTAGATTTGAAATCATACCTGAGGCAAAGAAACTTGGAATAGAAATAGTTGTTGATTTTGCACATACCCCCGATGCACTTGAAAAGGTAATACTCTCGCTTAGAAAACTCACCAAAGGAAGGCTTATTACCGTCTTTGGTGCTGGAGGCCAATCAGATATAGGAAAACGACCCATGATGGGAGAAGTAGTATCAAAATACTCAGATATAACCATTATTACAACTGATGACCCAAGGGGTGAAGATCCTTTAAAGATAATTAAAGATGTTGAGGCTGGTCTTGTTCCTGGAAGCTTGAGTCTTTCCATTGAAGATAGAAAAGAGGCTATTGATACTGCAATCACACTTGCAAATCGTGGAGATGTAATATTAATTGCAGGAAGAGGGCATGAACCATATCAAGTATTTGATGAAAATCACAAAGTACCATTTAAAGATAGGGATGTTGCAATAGATATTATCTTTCAAAAAATAAATAAAGGAGAAAAAACGTTCAAATGATTACATTTGAAAAGATAAACATAGAACTTCTTAAAAGATTTTTAGGAGATTCAATAAATTTAAATGTTTCCCAAAAGGGAAACAAATTTTTTTGTGATAGTAGCAAAACATGTAATATAGTCAAAAAAGATGATGCTATAGAAATCGAGTTTGAAGGAGAAAAATATCTTATCTCAAAAACTTCTGGAAACTACTACCTTTTAGATTATAAATCTGCCGATAATTTTCATAGGTACATTTTCAATTTAGATGGTGAGAAAGCTTTATTTGTATTTAAAAAAGCACTAGATGAGGAAGAAATTCTACACCTTCTTTTGTCTATATTTTTCATAGAAAAAATTATTTAAGGAGCTGGTGGCGTGTATATACTAAACTTTATAATCACAGCTATACTAATATACTACTACATAAAACTTATGAAAAAAATTAGAGTCGGCCAATACATCAGAGAAGAAGGACCAGACCTTCATAACTACAAGAGTGGAACACCTACTGCGGCTGGCATTGTATTTATATCGACTGCAAGTATCTTTTTGCTGATTTCCAAAGCACCTATTATTTTTGTTCTTTCCCTAATCCTTTTTGGATTTATTGGCTTTATAGATGATATTTCAAGTATACTTAAAAAGAATGCTCTAGGCCTTAGGGCATATCAAAAATTTTTGCTTCAAATCATTTTTTCCCTGCTTTTAATCTCCTTTACAAATGTAAGACCAATATTTGGAATTGAAGTTTCAAAGACTACGTATTACATTTTTTGGACATTTGTAATAGTTGGAGCCTCTAACGCGGTAAATTTAACAGATGGACTTGACGGTCTTGCAGGATGGGTTTGGATAACTTCGATGGTTCCACTCATGTTTTTTACCAAAGACTATAGCGTGCTTATCATAATATCCTCTGTTCTTGCGTTTTTACTCTTTAACTCGCGACCTGCATCCATATTTATGGGCGATACAGGCTCACTTGCGCTCGGTGCATTTCTTGCAGTATTTGCAATGCATTACAATATAGAAACACAACTTGTATTTTCCTCATCTATCTTTATAGTCGAAACACTCAGTGTCATAATTCAGGTATTTTCTTTCAAAGTATTCAAAAAGAGGGTATTTAAAATGTCGCCCATACATCACCACTTTGAACTTTTGGGCTGGAAAGAAGAAAAAATTGTTGGGGTCTTTTCGGCAATTAATCTTTTAATTTCTTTATCTATACTAAGATGGTGAAAATTTGAAACTACTTGCATATTTTCTTATAACACTCGTAATATACTTCTTTTCAAAAAAATATAATATATTACTTGACTATCCCACAGAAAGGAAAAACCATCACAAGCCAACACCTCAAATAGGTGGGGTTATATTATTTACAATACTTCTTTTCTTTTTCGATTATCCCTTTTTAATACTTTTTTCGCTCCTGCTTTTTGGAATACTAGATGATATGTTCAAGCTTTCATACAAACAAAAGTTTGTATTTGAAATAATAATAGCATTGTATATTGTATTTAAATACAATATAACACTATTTGGAATGCGCAATATATTTACAAACATTTTTGCAATATTTTGGATCATTGCATTTTTAAATGGGCTTAATATGATAGATGGACTTAATGGCCTATCCACCGGTGTATCAATAATATATCTTTCAATGCTTTCTCAATTTGAACTTGCACTTTCTTACTTTCCAATATACATCTTCAACTTTTTTGGAAAACTTTTCATGGGAGAAAGTGGGATATTAATTACGGGATTTATACTTCTTTCTTCGGCTTTATTAATAGAAAATGATATGGTGTACCTAACCATCTTTTTTGGATATCCATTCTATGAAGTAGTAGCAAGCTTTATTAGAAGAGTCATTTCAAAAGAAAATCCTTTTCTTGCAGACAGAAAACATCTTCACCACATACTTTCCAAAAAAATGGGTAATCTCTTTTTACCATTTTCCTATCTGCTCACCTTTCTATTTGCAAGTCTTCCTAAAAGTTATATGAGCATATTCTACTATCTATCAATCTCCATTATTCTCTTTTTAATCCACTTTGGCCTCATTAAAAAACTGAATAATTAAGTGATATAATTATCTTGAATAGTTAAAAATTGTTGAGGTGAAAATGTGAAAGGTCTACCCATTGGTCTTCAGGACTTTTCCGATATTGTGAGCAACAATATGATTTATGTTGATAAAACTAAGTTTATATATGACCTTGCTTCTTCTGGCAATAAATACTTCTTTGTCTCTAGACCAAGAAGGTTTGGTAAAAGTCTTACTCTCAGTGTTTTTGAAAATCTTTTTAAAGGCAACAAAGAATTATTCAAAGATACTTGGATTTACAATAAATGGGACTTTAGTCAAACTTTTCCTGTTGTTAGAATCAATCTTGTTGGTCTTAACTGTGAAAATCTTGAAAAAGTTCAATTAGGGCTTTACATGCAAATTTCTACTATTGCTAAAAAGTTTAACTTAAATCTAAAGTTTCTTGAGAAAGATATCTCATACGGTTTCAAAGAACTTATTCAATCTCTTTCTGAAAAGACAAATTCCAGAGTTGTTGTACTAGTTGATGAGTATGAAAAACCCGTCTTGGATAATATACACAAAAAAGAAAAAGCTCAAAAAATGAGGGAATTTTTGAGAAATTTTTATTCAATTTTAAAAGAAGAAGATTCAAACCTACGCTTTGTCTTTATTACTGGCATTACCAAATTTACTAAAATGGGTGTATTTAGCTCTCTAAACAACCTCGAAGATATTTCCTTCGATGATAAATTCTCAACCATGTTTGGATATACACAAGAAGAACTTGAAAGCTACTTTGACGAGTATATAGCTGCTACCTCAAAAGAGTTAAATATAGAAAAAAGTATATTACTAGATGAAATTAAAAAGTACTATAACGGTTTTTCATTCGATGGAGATAAATTTGTGTATAATCCCTTTTCTATACTTCAATTTTTTCAAAAAAAAGAGTTTAAAAATTCCTGGTTTGAAAGCGGCTCTCCATTTTTTCTGTATCAATACCTAAAAGAAAAAAAGGTCACATACAAAGATTTAACAAGTTATCCTGTAAGCGAACTTGATTTTTCAAGTCATGAAATTGAAGATGCACCTCCTAACATCTTTTTTGCACAAGCTGGGTACTTAACCTTTAAAAAAAGAATATACTATGGCCTTGAATATGAATATATACTCGACTTTCCAAATCTAGAAGTCAAAAATGGATTTTCAAAATTACTTCTTGAAGCAAGCTATAATATCCCTAGAAATTACATAAAAAAAGCTGACAGAAATATATATCTAGCATTTTCAAACAACAATATTGATGCAGCATTTGATGAAATAAAAAGTATCATATCATCTGTGCCATACAACTTACACAAAAAAGAAGAAAGTTACTATCATTCTCTAATATACACGATACTTGCCTCAAGTGGTTTGAACGTAAAAGCAGAAGAGGCAAGTAGCACTGGCAAAAGTGATATTGTAATAGAATTTAATGATAGGGTATACATAATAGAGATTAAAACGGATAAATCTGCAAAAAGTGCATTAAATCAAATCAAAGAAAGAAACTACTCTAACAAGTATAATCAAAAAAAATGTATTTTGATTGGTGTAAACATAAGCTTGGAAAAGAGAAACATCGATGAGTTATTTACAAGAAACTGTGGAACTTTGGAAAGATCTTGTATTCAAGGATATGGATGGAACGAAAAAGTGAAAAATAAATCTTTCCAAAGATTTTTAATAGAGAATAAGAATATCTTGGGAAAGTATGGAAAGATAATAAAAGTAAAAAAAAATGATATATTACATTCTACAATTGAAGAATTAAAACAAGTTAGTATCATCATAGAAGGTAAGTTGAAGGTGGTAAAATATACCTCTGAAGGTTATGAACAGGTATTAAAATATTTAGGTAAAAATGAAAGTTTTGGAGAAGGATTAATTTTTTCCGGAGCTAATTATCCTTCATATATAATAGCAGAAGAAGATTCAAAAATTTTAGAAATATCAAGAGAAGGAATCCTTGAGTTATTTAGTAAAAACGTAGATTTTCTTGTATTGTATCTAAACGAAATATCAAAAAAGTTATTGAACCTATCAAATGTTGTAGATATTTTGATTATAAAATCCATAAAGGAGAGAATAATAAAGTACTTTTCATCTTTATATAAGCAGCAAAAATCAAATGTTGTTTACTTTAAATCAAAACAAAAAATTGCAAACGATATAGGAAGTGTAAGAGAAGTCGTTTCAAGAAAAATTAAAGAACTCATAGATGAAAATATAATTGAAGAGATTGATAAAAACCATATAAAATTGATCAATCTAAAAATATTTGAATAATCTGAAAAACAAAACCGTGAGTAAAATCACGGTTTTGTTTTTTATTATACTTTATAATTATAATAAAGAAAAAAGAAAAAAGGAGGTCGATTTATGAATACAGCAATTCTAATTGGTATTGCTTTGATATTTTTAATTTGGTCATTTTTCAAAAACAAAGAAAAAACAAAAGAAAGCTTAAAATTATCCAAGAATTTACTTGTAAAAACATTTGTTGAAATCATAGGAGTTATGGCATTAGTAGGGTTAGTTCTTGCTGTATTACCACCAGAGTTGATAAAACAACTACTTGGTAATTCAAATGAATTTTTAAGTACGGTATATGGAGCAATTATTGGTGCTTTAACAATTATTCCAGCATTTATAGCTTTTCCTTTATCAAAATCTCTTTATCAAAGTGGAGCAAACCTAACTGCAATAGCAGCTTTTATTACTACACTAACTATGGTTGGTTTTGCGACAATGCCTATAGAAATAAAATACTTTGGTAAAAAATTTACATTACATAGATTATGGATAAGCTTTGTAGCTGCGATTTTAATTGCTTCAGGAATGGCGGTGATCTTATGACTAAACTTACAAAACTAATAAAAAACTATAAATTAATATTTATAAGTATAGTTCTGTATTCAATTGCTTTTTTTACAAAACCAGAAATATTTTTTAGAGGATTAGAAATGACTAAAGGATTCTTAATTGAAATGCTCGAAGTTATGCCCCCCATACTAATAATATCATCATTAATTACAGTTTGGGTGCCTTCTGAAGTAATAATGAGAAACTTTGGTAAAGAATCTGGTATAAAAGGAAAACTTTTATCAATTTTTACAGGTGCAATTTCTGCAGGACCAATATATGCAGCATTCCCCGTAGCGCAAGCTTTGTTCTTGAAAGGAGCAAGTATTGGAAATTTAGTTATAATAATTAGCTCCTGGGCAGTAGTAAAAATCGTTATGTTTATGGTTGAATCCAGTTTCTTAGGATTATCATTTGCTACTACAAGGTATGTTTTGACAATTCCAGCAATTTTAATTATGGGATATATAATGGAAAAATTGGTAAGTAGAGAAGATATAATTGATGAAATAGAAGATAAAGATATAGTATATGAAAATGAAAAAGAGGTTTTAAGAGATTTACCAAATATGAATTGTGGAGCATGCGGGTATTCTAATTGTAAAGCATTTGCTGAAGGTGTTATAAAAGGTGAAGTTACAATAGATGATTGTGTAATTAGAAGCAAAGCCAAAGAATATGCATAAAAAGATGCCAGCCAT
This region includes:
- a CDS encoding permease, with the translated sequence MTKLTKLIKNYKLIFISIVLYSIAFFTKPEIFFRGLEMTKGFLIEMLEVMPPILIISSLITVWVPSEVIMRNFGKESGIKGKLLSIFTGAISAGPIYAAFPVAQALFLKGASIGNLVIIISSWAVVKIVMFMVESSFLGLSFATTRYVLTIPAILIMGYIMEKLVSREDIIDEIEDKDIVYENEKEVLRDLPNMNCGACGYSNCKAFAEGVIKGEVTIDDCVIRSKAKEYA
- a CDS encoding AAA family ATPase; the encoded protein is MKGLPIGLQDFSDIVSNNMIYVDKTKFIYDLASSGNKYFFVSRPRRFGKSLTLSVFENLFKGNKELFKDTWIYNKWDFSQTFPVVRINLVGLNCENLEKVQLGLYMQISTIAKKFNLNLKFLEKDISYGFKELIQSLSEKTNSRVVVLVDEYEKPVLDNIHKKEKAQKMREFLRNFYSILKEEDSNLRFVFITGITKFTKMGVFSSLNNLEDISFDDKFSTMFGYTQEELESYFDEYIAATSKELNIEKSILLDEIKKYYNGFSFDGDKFVYNPFSILQFFQKKEFKNSWFESGSPFFLYQYLKEKKVTYKDLTSYPVSELDFSSHEIEDAPPNIFFAQAGYLTFKKRIYYGLEYEYILDFPNLEVKNGFSKLLLEASYNIPRNYIKKADRNIYLAFSNNNIDAAFDEIKSIISSVPYNLHKKEESYYHSLIYTILASSGLNVKAEEASSTGKSDIVIEFNDRVYIIEIKTDKSAKSALNQIKERNYSNKYNQKKCILIGVNISLEKRNIDELFTRNCGTLERSCIQGYGWNEKVKNKSFQRFLIENKNILGKYGKIIKVKKNDILHSTIEELKQVSIIIEGKLKVVKYTSEGYEQVLKYLGKNESFGEGLIFSGANYPSYIIAEEDSKILEISREGILELFSKNVDFLVLYLNEISKKLLNLSNVVDILIIKSIKERIIKYFSSLYKQQKSNVVYFKSKQKIANDIGSVREVVSRKIKELIDENIIEEIDKNHIKLINLKIFE
- the mraY gene encoding phospho-N-acetylmuramoyl-pentapeptide-transferase — protein: MYILNFIITAILIYYYIKLMKKIRVGQYIREEGPDLHNYKSGTPTAAGIVFISTASIFLLISKAPIIFVLSLILFGFIGFIDDISSILKKNALGLRAYQKFLLQIIFSLLLISFTNVRPIFGIEVSKTTYYIFWTFVIVGASNAVNLTDGLDGLAGWVWITSMVPLMFFTKDYSVLIIISSVLAFLLFNSRPASIFMGDTGSLALGAFLAVFAMHYNIETQLVFSSSIFIVETLSVIIQVFSFKVFKKRVFKMSPIHHHFELLGWKEEKIVGVFSAINLLISLSILRW
- a CDS encoding glycosyltransferase family 4 protein gives rise to the protein MKLLAYFLITLVIYFFSKKYNILLDYPTERKNHHKPTPQIGGVILFTILLFFFDYPFLILFSLLLFGILDDMFKLSYKQKFVFEIIIALYIVFKYNITLFGMRNIFTNIFAIFWIIAFLNGLNMIDGLNGLSTGVSIIYLSMLSQFELALSYFPIYIFNFFGKLFMGESGILITGFILLSSALLIENDMVYLTIFFGYPFYEVVASFIRRVISKENPFLADRKHLHHILSKKMGNLFLPFSYLLTFLFASLPKSYMSIFYYLSISIILFLIHFGLIKKLNN
- a CDS encoding permease, with amino-acid sequence MNTAILIGIALIFLIWSFFKNKEKTKESLKLSKNLLVKTFVEIIGVMALVGLVLAVLPPELIKQLLGNSNEFLSTVYGAIIGALTIIPAFIAFPLSKSLYQSGANLTAIAAFITTLTMVGFATMPIEIKYFGKKFTLHRLWISFVAAILIASGMAVIL